From a region of the Neisseria subflava genome:
- a CDS encoding PqiC family protein, with the protein MRLFPIATALTLAACGTAQSTQYFVLPDSQYIRPAAHGNEIAVKVNLAEPLANGGLVYQTDAYHVNLAKNHLWAAPLDGALAANLSNKLNRLNPHRTFVPASRSQSSQTLKVYIEAFQGSYQGQTTISGYAQWPDGRSKPFNAVTPQQGDGYTAMLESLENGLSQVADAIAY; encoded by the coding sequence ATGCGCCTCTTCCCGATTGCCACCGCCCTGACGCTTGCCGCCTGCGGCACTGCGCAAAGCACACAATATTTCGTCCTGCCCGACAGCCAGTACATCCGTCCGGCTGCGCATGGCAATGAAATTGCGGTCAAAGTCAACCTTGCCGAACCACTTGCCAACGGCGGCCTCGTTTACCAAACCGATGCCTACCATGTGAATCTGGCGAAAAACCACCTTTGGGCTGCTCCGCTCGATGGCGCGTTGGCAGCAAACCTCAGCAACAAGCTCAATCGCCTCAATCCGCATCGCACCTTTGTACCTGCTTCACGCAGCCAAAGCAGCCAAACCCTGAAAGTCTATATCGAAGCCTTCCAAGGCAGCTATCAGGGGCAGACCACCATCAGCGGTTATGCACAATGGCCGGACGGACGCAGCAAACCGTTTAACGCCGTCACGCCGCAACAAGGTGATGGCTATACCGCCATGCTCGAATCGTTGGAAAACGGTTTGTCACAGGTTGCCGATGCGATTGCCTATTAA
- the pqiB gene encoding intermembrane transport protein PqiB, translating to MKKHDSSPNYHAPARVKKTNVFTSIVWLIPLIALIAGGWLLVKDIRNRGPVVTLLMDSAEGIEVNNTVIKVLNVDVGRVTRIKLRDDQKGVEVTAQLSADAKDLIRSDTQFWVVKPRIDQSGVTGLGTLLSGSYIAFTPGKSQETKDVFVVQDIPPIAAIGQSGLRLNLIGKNDRILNVSSPVLYENFMVGQVESAHFDPSDQSVHYTIFIQSPNDKLINSASRFWLESGINIETTGSGVKLNSAPLPALLSGAISFDSPKTSDSKNVKSEDSFTLYDSRSEVANLPDDRSLYYTAFFKQSVRGLTAGSPVEYKGLNVGVVSDVPYFDRNDSLHLFENGWIPVRIRIEPSRLEINADEQSKEHWKQQFQTALNKGLTATISSNNLLTGSKMIELNDQPSASPKLRPHTVYAGDTVIATQGGGLDDLQAKVADLLDKFNNLPLDKTVAGLNGSLAELKSTLKSANAALSSIDKLVGKPQTQNIPNELNQTLKELRQTLQGVSPQSPIYGDVQNTLQSLDKTLKDVQPVINTLKEKPNALIFNSSSKDPIPKGSR from the coding sequence ATGAAAAAACACGATTCTTCACCCAATTATCACGCCCCGGCGCGTGTCAAGAAAACCAATGTCTTCACATCTATCGTGTGGCTGATTCCACTGATTGCGCTGATTGCCGGCGGCTGGCTTTTGGTTAAAGACATCCGCAACCGCGGCCCTGTCGTTACGCTGTTGATGGACAGCGCCGAAGGCATCGAAGTCAACAACACCGTTATTAAGGTGTTGAACGTCGATGTCGGACGCGTTACCCGCATCAAATTGCGCGACGACCAAAAAGGCGTGGAAGTTACTGCCCAGCTCAGCGCCGACGCCAAAGACCTTATCCGCAGCGATACCCAATTTTGGGTGGTCAAACCGCGTATCGACCAAAGCGGCGTTACCGGCTTGGGAACCTTGCTTTCCGGCTCATATATTGCATTTACACCGGGTAAAAGCCAAGAAACCAAAGATGTATTTGTCGTCCAAGACATTCCACCGATTGCCGCCATCGGTCAAAGCGGCCTGCGCCTGAATTTGATCGGCAAAAACGACCGCATCCTCAACGTCAGCAGCCCTGTTTTGTATGAAAACTTTATGGTCGGCCAAGTAGAAAGCGCGCATTTCGACCCGTCCGACCAAAGCGTGCATTACACCATTTTCATCCAAAGCCCCAACGACAAACTGATTAATTCCGCCAGCCGTTTTTGGCTGGAAAGCGGCATTAATATCGAAACCACAGGCAGCGGTGTCAAACTTAACTCCGCCCCTCTGCCTGCCCTGCTGTCCGGCGCGATTTCCTTTGACTCGCCTAAAACAAGCGACAGCAAAAACGTCAAAAGCGAAGACAGCTTCACGCTTTATGACAGCCGCAGCGAAGTGGCCAATCTGCCTGACGACCGCTCGCTGTATTACACTGCGTTTTTCAAACAATCCGTACGCGGCCTGACTGCCGGTTCGCCTGTTGAATACAAAGGCCTGAATGTCGGCGTGGTTTCCGATGTCCCTTATTTCGACCGCAACGACAGCCTGCATTTGTTTGAAAACGGTTGGATTCCCGTACGCATCCGCATCGAGCCTTCCCGTTTGGAAATCAATGCCGACGAGCAAAGTAAAGAACATTGGAAACAACAATTTCAGACGGCCCTAAACAAAGGCCTGACCGCCACCATCTCCAGCAACAACCTGTTGACCGGAAGCAAAATGATTGAGTTGAACGATCAGCCTTCCGCCTCGCCTAAGCTGCGACCGCATACCGTTTATGCAGGCGATACCGTAATCGCAACCCAAGGCGGCGGTTTGGACGATTTGCAGGCAAAAGTGGCCGACTTGTTAGACAAGTTCAACAATCTGCCATTGGATAAAACCGTTGCCGGCTTGAACGGTTCGCTTGCCGAGCTCAAGTCCACACTCAAATCTGCCAATGCAGCCCTAAGCTCTATCGACAAACTGGTCGGCAAACCGCAGACACAAAACATTCCGAACGAGTTGAACCAAACCCTGAAAGAATTGCGTCAAACCCTGCAAGGCGTATCACCGCAATCGCCTATCTACGGCGACGTACAAAATACGCTGCAAAGTTTGGACAAAACCTTAAAAGACGTTCAACCCGTGATTAATACTTTGAAAGAAAAACCCAACGCGCTGATTTTCAACAGCAGCAGCAAAGACCCTATCCCGAAAGGAAGCCGATAA
- a CDS encoding paraquat-inducible protein A — protein sequence MKRIPAYHRWWRYKSYLPDATLPAHTVECPDCGCRMDIPRLRQGQEAHCPVCNHEIVEVENNPYIAPIAYALTTLILMAFAYNMVYIRVDLFGVTSILSLPQMMRLLISLDYGFLAEVMFILTFGAPLLFLLLCLYVYTALIREKAYPALRFATRVLVRLRHWIMVDVFFISTLVAYIKLSSVATVEFGSAFYLMFPLSVMLIRTSVSIPQHWVYYKIHRLTGGHAVQTAAEDKICCSRCLYFRDKDEQPCGVCGADLYRRRPKSLSISLAFLMVAFILYFPANILPIMISSNPTALEINTIFNGIVYMWDDGDRLIAVIIFSASIMLPVLKIIAMAVLIYSAYFKPVMSADKMSVLYRITESIGRWSMIDIFVIIILMSSFHTNMARVVPGGAAIYFCLVVILTMLSAYYFDPRLIWDKQQQLSDGLDSDQTLTQ from the coding sequence ATGAAACGGATTCCTGCCTACCATCGCTGGTGGCGCTACAAGTCTTATCTTCCTGATGCGACGCTGCCTGCACATACGGTGGAATGCCCGGATTGCGGCTGCCGTATGGATATTCCGCGCCTGCGTCAGGGACAGGAAGCGCATTGTCCGGTGTGCAACCACGAAATCGTGGAAGTGGAAAACAATCCGTATATCGCGCCGATTGCCTATGCGCTGACAACCTTGATTCTGATGGCATTCGCGTACAATATGGTGTATATCCGCGTCGATTTGTTCGGCGTGACATCGATTTTGTCGTTGCCGCAAATGATGCGGCTTTTGATTTCGCTGGATTACGGTTTTCTAGCGGAAGTGATGTTTATCCTCACCTTCGGCGCGCCTTTACTGTTTTTACTGCTCTGCCTTTATGTTTATACGGCTTTGATCCGTGAAAAGGCCTACCCTGCGCTGCGCTTTGCAACGCGTGTATTGGTTCGGCTGCGCCATTGGATTATGGTGGATGTGTTTTTTATTTCCACTTTGGTGGCGTATATCAAACTCTCGTCCGTTGCTACAGTAGAGTTTGGTTCGGCGTTTTATCTGATGTTTCCGTTGTCGGTCATGCTGATTCGGACTTCGGTATCGATTCCGCAGCATTGGGTTTATTATAAGATTCACCGTTTAACCGGCGGCCATGCGGTTCAGACGGCCGCTGAAGACAAAATCTGTTGCAGCCGCTGCCTGTATTTCCGCGATAAAGACGAGCAACCTTGCGGCGTATGCGGTGCGGACTTATACCGCCGCCGCCCGAAAAGCCTGAGCATTTCGCTGGCGTTTTTAATGGTGGCATTTATCCTATATTTCCCTGCCAACATCCTGCCGATTATGATTTCGTCCAATCCGACGGCTTTGGAGATCAATACGATTTTCAACGGCATTGTGTATATGTGGGACGACGGCGACCGATTGATTGCCGTGATTATCTTTAGTGCCAGTATTATGCTGCCGGTATTGAAGATTATTGCGATGGCGGTTTTGATTTATTCCGCATACTTCAAACCCGTGATGAGCGCGGACAAAATGTCGGTTTTGTATCGGATTACCGAATCCATCGGCCGCTGGTCGATGATTGATATTTTTGTGATTATTATTTTGATGAGTTCGTTCCACACCAATATGGCGCGCGTCGTGCCGGGTGGTGCGGCGATTTACTTCTGCCTGGTCGTTATTTTGACCATGCTTTCGGCCTATTATTTCGATCCCCGTCTGATTTGGGACAAACAACAGCAGCTTTCAGACGGCCTTGATTCTGACCAGACCTTAACACAATGA
- a CDS encoding biliverdin-producing heme oxygenase, producing the protein MSETQELTFAKRLKEQTTTTHDSVDNLVMSVQPFSSKENYIKFLKLQSVFHKAVDHIYKDAELNKAIPELEYMARYDAVTQDLKDLGEEPYKFDKELPHETGNKAIGWLYCAEGSNLGAAFLFKHAQKLEYTGEFGARHLAPHPNGRGKHWRAFVEHLNALNLTPEAEAEAIQGAREAFEFYKVILRETFGLPEGAEAPEGMTPHRL; encoded by the coding sequence ATGAGTGAAACCCAAGAGCTGACTTTCGCCAAACGCTTGAAAGAGCAAACCACGACAACGCACGACAGCGTTGATAACTTGGTTATGTCCGTTCAACCTTTTTCCAGCAAAGAAAACTACATCAAATTCTTGAAACTTCAATCTGTTTTCCATAAGGCCGTCGATCACATCTATAAAGATGCCGAATTGAACAAAGCCATTCCAGAGCTTGAATACATGGCGCGTTACGATGCCGTGACTCAAGACTTGAAAGACTTGGGCGAAGAGCCTTACAAATTTGACAAAGAATTGCCACACGAAACCGGCAATAAAGCCATCGGCTGGCTCTATTGCGCCGAAGGTTCAAATTTGGGCGCGGCATTTTTGTTCAAACACGCTCAAAAGCTCGAATACACCGGCGAATTCGGCGCACGCCACCTGGCTCCTCATCCGAACGGCCGCGGCAAACACTGGCGCGCTTTTGTCGAGCATCTGAATGCTTTGAACTTGACTCCGGAAGCTGAAGCGGAAGCCATTCAAGGCGCTCGCGAAGCTTTTGAATTCTATAAAGTGATTCTGCGTGAAACCTTCGGTTTGCCGGAAGGTGCGGAAGCGCCTGAAGGTATGACGCCGCACAGACTCTAA
- a CDS encoding TonB-dependent hemoglobin/transferrin/lactoferrin family receptor codes for MKPLQMLPIAALVGSIFGNPVLAVDEAATETTPVKAEIKEVRVKGQRNAPAAVERVNLGRIQQEMVRDNKDLVRYSTDVGLSDSGRHQKGFAVRGVEGNRVGVSIDGVNLPDSEENSLYARYGNFNSSRLSIDPELVRNIEIVKGADSFNTGSGALGGGVNYQTLQGHDLLLPERQFGVMMKNGYSSRNREWTNTLGFGVSNDRVDAVLLYSQRRGHETESAGERGYPVEGAGSGANIRGSARGIPDPSQHKYHSFLGKIAYQINDNHRIGASLNGQQGHNYTIEESYNLTASSWREADDVNRRRNANLFYEWTPDSNWLSLLKADFDYQKTKVAAVNNKGSFPMDYSTWTRNYNQKDLDEIYNRSMDTTFKRITLRMDSQPLQMGGQHRLSFKTFASQREFENLNRDDYYFSGRILRTSSTIQHPVKTNNYGFSLSDQIQWNDVFSSRAGIRYDYTKMTPQQLNAECHACDKTPPAANTYKGWSGFVGLAAQLSQTWRLGYDVTSGFRVPNASEVYFTYNHGSGTWLPNPNLKAERSTTHTLSLQGRSEKGTLDANLYQSNYRNFLSEEQKLTTSGDVGCTQMNYYYGICSNPYSEKLEWQMQNIDKARIRGLELTGRLNLGQVVSFVPEGWKLFGSVGYAKSKLSGNNSLLSTQPLKVIAGVDYESPSEKWGVFSRLTYLGAKKAKDAQYTVFENTGWGTPLQEKVVDYPWLNKSAYVFDMYGFYKPAKNLTLRAGVYNMFNRKYTTWDSLRGLYSYSTTNGVDRDGKGLDRYRAPGRNYAVSLEWKF; via the coding sequence ATGAAACCATTACAAATGCTCCCTATTGCCGCGCTGGTCGGCAGTATTTTTGGCAATCCAGTATTAGCAGTAGATGAAGCTGCAACTGAAACCACACCCGTTAAAGCAGAAATAAAAGAAGTCCGCGTTAAAGGCCAGCGCAATGCGCCTGCAGCCGTGGAACGTGTCAACCTTGGCCGTATCCAACAAGAAATGGTACGCGACAACAAAGACTTGGTACGTTATTCCACCGACGTTGGCTTGAGCGATAGCGGCCGTCATCAAAAAGGCTTTGCTGTACGCGGCGTGGAAGGCAACCGTGTCGGCGTCAGCATTGACGGCGTAAACCTACCTGATTCCGAAGAAAACTCGCTGTATGCCCGTTATGGCAACTTCAACAGCTCGCGTCTGTCTATCGACCCCGAACTCGTGCGCAACATCGAAATCGTGAAGGGCGCAGACTCTTTCAATACCGGTAGCGGTGCATTGGGTGGCGGCGTGAATTACCAAACCCTGCAAGGTCATGATTTGCTGTTGCCTGAGCGTCAGTTCGGCGTGATGATGAAAAACGGTTACAGCAGCCGCAACCGCGAATGGACAAATACCCTCGGTTTCGGCGTGAGCAACGATCGCGTGGATGCCGTTTTGCTGTATTCACAACGTCGCGGTCATGAGACTGAAAGCGCGGGCGAGCGTGGTTATCCGGTAGAGGGTGCCGGCAGCGGAGCGAATATCCGTGGTTCTGCTCGCGGTATTCCTGATCCGTCCCAACACAAATACCACAGCTTCTTGGGTAAGATTGCTTATCAAATCAACGACAACCACCGTATCGGAGCATCTCTCAACGGTCAGCAGGGCCACAATTACACGATCGAAGAGTCTTATAACTTGACCGCTTCTTCTTGGCGCGAAGCCGATGACGTAAACAGACGGCGCAATGCCAACCTGTTTTACGAGTGGACGCCCGATTCGAATTGGTTGTCGTTGTTGAAAGCGGACTTCGATTATCAGAAAACCAAAGTAGCGGCGGTTAACAACAAAGGCTCGTTCCCGATGGATTATTCTACCTGGACGCGCAACTACAATCAGAAGGATTTGGACGAAATCTACAACCGCAGCATGGATACAACCTTCAAACGCATTACATTGCGTATGGACAGCCAACCATTGCAAATGGGCGGCCAACATCGCTTGTCGTTTAAAACTTTCGCCAGCCAGCGTGAGTTTGAAAACTTAAACCGCGACGACTACTACTTCAGCGGCCGTATTTTACGCACGTCCAGCACGATTCAGCATCCAGTGAAAACCAACAACTACGGTTTCTCGCTGTCTGATCAAATCCAATGGAACGACGTGTTTAGCAGCCGCGCAGGTATCCGTTACGACTACACCAAAATGACGCCGCAGCAACTGAATGCCGAGTGTCATGCTTGTGACAAAACACCACCTGCAGCCAACACTTATAAAGGCTGGAGCGGTTTTGTCGGCTTGGCTGCACAGCTGAGTCAGACATGGCGTTTGGGTTACGATGTAACTTCCGGTTTCCGCGTGCCGAATGCGTCTGAAGTGTATTTCACTTACAACCACGGCTCAGGTACCTGGTTGCCTAATCCGAACCTGAAAGCCGAGCGCAGCACCACCCATACCCTTTCTCTGCAAGGCCGCAGCGAAAAAGGTACTTTGGATGCCAACCTGTATCAAAGCAATTACCGCAACTTCTTGTCTGAAGAGCAGAAGCTGACCACCAGCGGCGATGTCGGCTGTACTCAGATGAATTACTACTATGGTATTTGTAGCAATCCTTATTCCGAAAAACTGGAATGGCAGATGCAAAATATCGACAAGGCCCGAATCCGTGGTCTTGAGCTGACAGGTCGTCTGAATTTAGGTCAAGTGGTTTCTTTTGTACCTGAAGGCTGGAAATTGTTTGGTTCTGTTGGTTACGCGAAGAGCAAACTGTCAGGCAACAACAGCCTGCTGTCCACTCAGCCTCTGAAAGTGATTGCCGGTGTCGACTATGAAAGCCCAAGCGAAAAATGGGGTGTATTCTCTCGCCTGACTTATTTGGGTGCGAAAAAAGCTAAAGATGCGCAGTACACCGTGTTTGAAAACACCGGTTGGGGTACGCCTTTGCAAGAAAAAGTAGTAGATTATCCATGGCTGAACAAATCGGCTTATGTGTTTGATATGTACGGCTTCTACAAACCGGCTAAAAACCTGACTTTGCGTGCCGGTGTGTACAATATGTTCAACCGCAAATACACCACTTGGGACTCCCTGCGCGGCCTGTACAGCTACAGCACCACCAACGGGGTTGACCGCGATGGCAAAGGCTTAGACCGCTACCGCGCCCCAGGCCGCAATTACGCTGTATCGCTGGAATGGAAATTCTAA
- the mnmC gene encoding FAD-dependent 5-carboxymethylaminomethyl-2-thiouridine(34) oxidoreductase MnmC, protein MTCLAWNTTPALADLCHAIEQHTAPLYLIVCLPENHIPDFLLSNHPSELEGRLNNRLVQAVKCLQFNSVNVLENLLPNVHLWLVPPHCADRLHEHFHHIEWQTEAIPQSTPTPLKPWFRRPEHQAAPEHVLIIGAGIAGAATARKLAEHGVRVTVLEAVKAAQAGSGNRQGLLYAKISPHDTEQTELLLTGYGYTRRLLEDLLPDSDVWGGDGVLHLNFDDSERKRNQALGLQHQHKHLYRSVSAEEAASIAGINVFSDGLYWPQGVWLNPPAVVHTLLNHPLIELHEHSPLTAVSHDGTHWTAHTPDAHFNASHIVYCMGAHSPTATDTNISALPFRQIRGQTGVVSASPFSQKLNCAISGESYISPSWQGRHCYGATFILNSNDETWYPNEEIDNRAALQQLNPPLAQSLFEQDSFSDGLQDTQGHSALRCDSLDHLPVVGALGDIAAMQSAYAKLALDKNYRLDNIPCPYLPNAYINTAHGTRGLATAPICAAAIAAEILGLPHPLSQRLRTALHPNRTIIRAIVRQQPLLSDLRISL, encoded by the coding sequence ATGACCTGCCTTGCTTGGAACACCACACCAGCCCTTGCCGACCTTTGCCACGCCATCGAACAACATACCGCGCCGCTTTATTTGATTGTCTGCCTGCCTGAAAACCATATTCCCGATTTTCTATTATCGAATCATCCCTCCGAGCTTGAAGGTCGTCTGAACAACCGTCTCGTTCAAGCCGTGAAATGCCTTCAGTTCAACAGTGTTAATGTTTTGGAAAACCTATTGCCCAACGTGCATCTCTGGCTGGTTCCGCCACACTGCGCCGACCGCTTACACGAACATTTCCATCATATCGAATGGCAAACCGAAGCCATACCCCAATCCACCCCAACTCCCCTAAAACCTTGGTTCAGACGGCCTGAACATCAAGCCGCGCCCGAACACGTCCTGATTATCGGCGCAGGCATTGCCGGCGCAGCGACCGCGCGCAAACTGGCGGAGCACGGCGTACGCGTTACGGTTTTGGAGGCCGTAAAAGCGGCGCAGGCAGGCAGCGGCAACCGCCAAGGCTTGCTCTACGCCAAAATCTCGCCACACGATACCGAACAAACCGAGCTGCTGCTGACAGGCTACGGCTACACGCGCCGATTGTTGGAAGACTTGCTGCCTGATTCCGACGTATGGGGCGGCGACGGCGTATTGCATTTGAATTTTGACGACAGCGAACGCAAACGCAATCAGGCCTTGGGTTTGCAACACCAGCATAAACACCTCTACCGCAGCGTATCCGCCGAAGAGGCTGCGTCCATCGCAGGCATAAACGTATTTTCAGACGGCCTTTACTGGCCGCAAGGCGTATGGCTGAATCCGCCTGCCGTCGTGCATACCTTATTGAATCATCCTCTGATTGAGTTGCACGAACACTCGCCGCTGACCGCCGTATCGCATGACGGCACACACTGGACGGCTCACACGCCGGACGCGCATTTCAATGCCAGCCATATCGTTTACTGTATGGGCGCGCACAGCCCGACTGCCACCGACACCAACATCTCAGCGCTGCCTTTCCGCCAAATCCGCGGACAAACCGGCGTTGTGTCCGCCAGCCCGTTTTCACAAAAGCTGAATTGCGCCATTTCCGGCGAAAGCTACATCAGCCCGAGCTGGCAAGGCCGCCACTGCTACGGCGCGACATTTATCCTCAACAGCAACGATGAAACTTGGTATCCAAACGAAGAAATCGACAACCGCGCCGCCCTTCAACAACTCAATCCGCCATTGGCACAATCCCTGTTTGAGCAAGATTCGTTTTCAGACGGCCTTCAAGACACACAAGGCCATTCCGCCCTTCGTTGCGACAGCCTAGACCATTTGCCCGTTGTCGGCGCACTCGGCGACATCGCCGCCATGCAGTCCGCCTACGCCAAGCTGGCATTGGACAAAAACTACCGCCTCGACAATATTCCCTGCCCTTACCTGCCCAATGCCTACATCAATACGGCACACGGTACGCGAGGCCTGGCGACAGCCCCCATCTGCGCCGCCGCCATTGCGGCCGAAATACTCGGTTTGCCGCATCCGCTATCGCAAAGACTGAGAACCGCGCTACACCCCAACCGCACCATCATCCGCGCGATTGTTCGACAGCAGCCGTTGTTATCCGATTTAAGGATTTCGCTATAA
- a CDS encoding tyrosine-protein phosphatase, translating to MRRLLLCLLASGLPIACSSAPTDNGNKAVQSERWATPVKHDANLYRIDDKLYRSEQPVAEDGEAIVKLGIQSVINLRFFDRNDDDHLKEHGLTLLNRPLLSWSIKPKEIAEILYLIEKQQQNGAVLIHCYHGADRTGLIAGMYRIIYQGWSVEEAKAEMQHGPYGYHSIWKNIANLFTEEKVKQVKTHLEVLRKRG from the coding sequence ATGCGCCGTCTTTTATTGTGCCTTCTCGCTTCCGGCTTGCCCATCGCTTGTTCGTCCGCGCCGACGGATAACGGCAACAAAGCCGTTCAGTCCGAGCGTTGGGCAACGCCCGTCAAACACGATGCCAACCTTTATCGCATCGACGACAAGCTTTACCGCAGCGAGCAGCCTGTTGCCGAAGATGGCGAAGCCATTGTCAAGCTGGGCATTCAAAGCGTGATCAACCTGCGCTTTTTCGACCGCAATGATGACGACCATTTGAAAGAGCATGGTTTGACCTTGCTAAACCGTCCGTTGCTGTCATGGAGCATTAAGCCGAAAGAGATTGCGGAAATCTTATACCTGATTGAAAAACAACAGCAAAACGGCGCGGTACTTATCCATTGTTATCACGGCGCGGACCGTACCGGTTTGATTGCCGGAATGTACCGCATTATTTATCAAGGCTGGTCGGTGGAGGAAGCAAAAGCCGAAATGCAACATGGTCCTTACGGTTATCACAGCATTTGGAAAAACATTGCCAACCTGTTTACCGAAGAGAAAGTCAAACAGGTTAAAACGCATTTGGAAGTCTTACGCAAACGCGGTTAA
- the cysE gene encoding serine O-acetyltransferase yields MKKDHLNSTDFNLWHTIREETEAAAAAEPMLASFLHQTVLRHDSLDSVLAYHLSSKLGSMDVRALFEIYQQALSVDTRISKCVEADLKAIYERDPACDEYSLPLLYFKGFHAVQAHRINHWLYQNGRKTLAYFLQNRMSEVFGVDIHPAARFGHGLMLDHATGFVAGETAVLGNNISILHGVTLGGSGKESGDRHPKIGNGVMIGANASILGNIRIGENAKIGAGSVVVADVPSSITVVGVPAKPVGRSSKTPSADMDQSIQLSTTDFVI; encoded by the coding sequence ATGAAAAAAGACCATTTGAATTCAACCGATTTTAATCTGTGGCACACCATCCGCGAAGAAACCGAAGCTGCAGCCGCGGCCGAACCGATGCTGGCGAGCTTCCTGCATCAAACCGTGTTGCGCCACGATTCGCTCGATTCGGTACTTGCCTACCATCTTTCCAGCAAGCTCGGCAGTATGGACGTGCGCGCGCTGTTTGAAATTTATCAGCAGGCTTTGAGCGTGGACACCCGTATCAGCAAATGTGTCGAGGCCGACTTGAAAGCTATTTACGAGCGCGACCCTGCTTGTGATGAATATTCACTTCCGCTGTTGTATTTCAAAGGCTTCCACGCCGTACAGGCACACCGTATCAACCACTGGCTCTATCAAAACGGCCGTAAAACGCTGGCGTACTTCCTGCAAAACCGCATGTCGGAAGTCTTCGGTGTCGATATCCACCCTGCCGCCCGTTTCGGTCACGGTTTGATGCTCGACCATGCCACCGGTTTTGTGGCCGGTGAAACGGCTGTCTTGGGCAACAATATTTCCATCCTCCACGGCGTAACGCTGGGCGGTTCGGGTAAAGAAAGCGGCGACCGCCACCCGAAAATCGGCAATGGCGTGATGATTGGTGCGAATGCTTCGATTTTGGGCAACATCCGCATCGGCGAAAATGCCAAAATCGGCGCAGGCAGCGTGGTGGTTGCCGACGTACCGTCTTCGATTACCGTTGTCGGCGTACCGGCCAAACCGGTCGGCCGCTCTTCCAAAACTCCGTCTGCCGATATGGATCAAAGCATTCAATTATCGACTACGGATTTTGTGATTTAA
- the grpE gene encoding nucleotide exchange factor GrpE produces MSEMTEHNEQHQHEAEEAAAVETAETVETEQAEPTYEELQARVAELEGQLKDSELRGLANEQNLRRRHQQEIADTHKFAGQKFATEMLPVKDYLEMALLDQSGNFDALKMGVQMTLNELQKAFDATHIKEINPQPGDKLDPHQHQAMQAVVSEQEPNTIVSVMKKGYTLADRVLRPAMVVVAKKED; encoded by the coding sequence ATGTCAGAAATGACGGAGCATAACGAACAACATCAACACGAAGCAGAAGAAGCGGCAGCCGTAGAAACTGCCGAAACCGTTGAAACCGAACAGGCCGAACCGACTTACGAAGAACTTCAGGCGCGTGTCGCCGAGTTGGAAGGCCAGCTCAAAGACAGCGAGCTGCGCGGTTTGGCAAACGAGCAAAACCTGCGCCGCCGCCATCAGCAGGAAATCGCCGACACCCATAAATTCGCCGGACAAAAATTTGCAACAGAAATGTTGCCGGTTAAAGATTATCTCGAAATGGCGCTGCTCGACCAAAGCGGTAATTTCGATGCCCTGAAAATGGGCGTGCAAATGACTTTGAACGAGCTGCAAAAAGCATTTGATGCCACACACATTAAAGAAATCAACCCACAGCCGGGTGACAAACTCGATCCGCACCAACATCAAGCGATGCAGGCAGTCGTCAGCGAGCAAGAGCCGAATACCATCGTCAGCGTGATGAAAAAAGGCTATACATTGGCCGACCGCGTACTGCGTCCTGCGATGGTTGTTGTGGCGAAAAAAGAAGATTGA